The following are encoded in a window of Pseudomonas multiresinivorans genomic DNA:
- the pcaH gene encoding protocatechuate 3,4-dioxygenase subunit beta translates to MSDAENSRFVIRDRNWHPKALTPDYKTSIARSPRQALVSIPQSVSETSGPDFSHLKMGEHDNDLLLNFNNGGLPIGERIIVSGRVMDQYGKPVPHTLVEMWQANAGGRYRHKNDRYLAPLDPNFGGVGRALTDSEGRYVFRTIKPGPYPWRNGPNDWRPAHIHFSISGPSISTRLITQLYFEGDPLIPMCPIVKSIANPDAVESLIAKLDMSNANPMDCLAYRFDIVLRGQRKTHFENK, encoded by the coding sequence ATGTCCGACGCGGAGAACAGCCGCTTCGTCATTCGTGACCGAAACTGGCACCCTAAAGCCCTCACGCCCGACTACAAGACCTCCATCGCCCGCTCGCCGCGCCAGGCGCTGGTGAGCATTCCGCAATCGGTTTCCGAAACCAGCGGCCCGGACTTCTCGCACCTGAAGATGGGCGAGCACGACAACGACCTGCTGCTCAACTTCAACAACGGTGGCCTGCCCATCGGCGAGCGCATCATCGTTTCCGGCCGGGTCATGGACCAGTACGGCAAGCCCGTGCCGCATACCCTGGTGGAGATGTGGCAGGCCAACGCCGGCGGCCGTTATCGCCACAAGAACGACCGTTATCTCGCGCCGCTGGACCCGAACTTCGGCGGCGTCGGCCGTGCGCTGACCGACAGCGAAGGGCGCTACGTCTTCCGCACCATCAAGCCCGGCCCGTATCCCTGGCGCAACGGCCCGAACGACTGGCGCCCGGCGCACATCCACTTCTCCATCAGCGGCCCGTCGATCTCCACGCGGCTGATCACCCAGCTGTACTTCGAGGGCGACCCGCTGATTCCGATGTGCCCCATCGTCAAGTCCATCGCCAACCCGGACGCGGTGGAAAGCCTGATCGCGAAGCTCGACATGAGCAACGCCAACCCCATGGACTGCCTGGCCTATCGCTTCGATATCGTGCTGCGCGGCCAGCGCAAGACCCATTTCGAGAACAAGTGA
- a CDS encoding LysR family transcriptional regulator, with translation MELRHLRYFREVAGTLNFTRAAERLHIAQPPLSRQIQQLEELLGVPLLERGRPLRLTDAGRYFHEQTGTLLAQLEGICESTRRIGRGERQWFGIGFAPSTLYDGLPELIRELRGDAGLELGLQEMTTVQQVEALKSGRIDIGFGRIRIDDPAISQIVLREEPMVAVLPAGHRLLGHPVSLEQLAGEDFVLYPANPRPSYADHVLALFANHGLSVRVAQWTNELQTAIGLVAAGLGVALVPASVQQQHRADIGYSTLTDAEAVSPIILSLRRGDVSAPLQRCLQLIGAKLP, from the coding sequence ATGGAGCTGCGACACCTGCGCTACTTCCGCGAAGTGGCCGGCACCCTCAACTTCACCCGCGCCGCCGAGCGCCTGCACATCGCCCAGCCACCGCTGAGCCGGCAGATCCAGCAGCTCGAGGAGTTGCTTGGCGTGCCGCTGCTGGAACGCGGCCGGCCGCTGCGCCTGACCGACGCCGGGCGCTACTTCCACGAGCAGACCGGCACCCTGCTGGCGCAGCTGGAGGGCATCTGCGAAAGCACCCGGCGCATCGGTCGTGGCGAGCGCCAGTGGTTCGGCATCGGTTTCGCGCCGTCGACGCTGTACGACGGCCTGCCCGAGCTGATCCGCGAGCTGCGCGGCGATGCCGGGCTGGAGTTGGGTTTGCAGGAAATGACCACAGTGCAGCAGGTCGAGGCGCTGAAAAGCGGGCGCATCGACATCGGCTTCGGGCGCATCCGCATCGACGACCCGGCGATCAGCCAGATCGTCCTGCGTGAGGAGCCGATGGTCGCCGTGCTGCCCGCCGGGCACCGTCTGCTGGGTCACCCAGTGAGCCTGGAGCAACTGGCCGGCGAGGACTTCGTCCTCTACCCCGCCAACCCGCGTCCCAGCTATGCCGACCACGTACTGGCGCTGTTCGCCAACCACGGCCTGAGTGTGCGTGTTGCGCAGTGGACCAACGAACTGCAGACCGCCATCGGCCTGGTCGCCGCCGGCCTGGGCGTGGCACTGGTGCCGGCGTCGGTGCAGCAACAGCACCGCGCCGACATCGGCTACTCCACGCTGACCGACGCAGAGGCAGTCTCGCCGATCATCCTGAGCCTGCGCCGCGGCGATGTCAGCGCTCCGCTGCAACGCTGCCTGCAACTGATCGGCGCGAAACTGCCCTGA
- the catC gene encoding muconolactone Delta-isomerase, protein MLFHVKMTVKLPVDMDPAKAAQLKADEKELAQRLQREGKWRHLWRIAGHYANYSVFDLASVEELHDTLMQLPLFPYMDIEVDGLCRHPSSIHADDR, encoded by the coding sequence ATGCTGTTCCACGTGAAGATGACCGTGAAATTGCCCGTCGACATGGACCCGGCCAAGGCCGCCCAGCTCAAGGCCGACGAGAAGGAACTGGCCCAGCGCCTGCAGCGCGAGGGCAAGTGGCGTCACCTGTGGCGCATCGCCGGGCACTACGCCAACTACAGCGTGTTCGACCTCGCCAGCGTCGAGGAACTGCACGACACCCTGATGCAGTTGCCGCTGTTCCCCTACATGGACATCGAGGTCGACGGCCTCTGCCGCCATCCGTCCTCGATCCACGCCGACGACCGCTGA
- the pcaQ gene encoding pca operon transcription factor PcaQ: protein MNIDSRIKFRHLVCFLEVARQGSLARAADALAVSQPAISKTLKELEDLLEASLFERGKSGASLTEAGVAFLRYAGPCVQALRDGVNSLRGGEYASSTVRLGVLSTVESLLMPETVRRLHERHPALVVSVVTGPSAHLLSQLRVGELDLVVGRMTESPQIQGLAFEHLYSEAMTLVARAGHPLLGRPLPPSALDDWPLVLPLAGTTIRKSADSLLVQSGLGQPRQRLETLSTVLSRRYVLTSDALWIAPLDSVRLDLRSGEMVELPLDVQEPGGSVGVCSNSTLPLSLGAHWCLEVLREVGEAYRNGTYP, encoded by the coding sequence ATGAATATCGATTCGCGTATCAAGTTCCGCCACCTCGTTTGCTTCCTCGAAGTGGCCCGCCAGGGCAGTCTGGCCCGCGCGGCGGATGCCCTGGCCGTGAGCCAGCCGGCCATCTCGAAGACGCTCAAGGAGTTGGAGGACCTGCTCGAAGCCAGCCTGTTCGAGCGCGGCAAGAGCGGGGCCAGTCTGACGGAAGCGGGGGTAGCCTTCCTGCGCTACGCCGGCCCCTGCGTGCAGGCGCTGCGTGATGGCGTGAACAGTCTGCGCGGCGGTGAGTACGCCTCCAGCACGGTACGTCTGGGCGTACTCTCCACCGTCGAAAGCCTGTTGATGCCGGAGACGGTGCGGCGCCTGCACGAGCGTCACCCGGCGCTGGTGGTCAGCGTGGTGACCGGGCCGAGCGCGCACCTGCTCTCGCAATTGCGTGTGGGCGAGTTGGACCTGGTGGTCGGCCGTATGACCGAAAGCCCGCAGATCCAGGGCCTCGCTTTCGAGCACCTGTACAGCGAGGCGATGACCCTGGTGGCCCGCGCCGGCCATCCGCTGCTGGGCCGCCCGCTGCCGCCCTCTGCGCTGGACGATTGGCCGCTGGTGCTGCCGCTGGCCGGCACCACCATCCGCAAGTCCGCCGACAGCCTGCTGGTGCAGAGCGGCCTCGGCCAGCCGCGCCAGAGGCTGGAAACCCTGTCCACGGTACTCAGCCGCCGTTATGTATTGACCAGTGATGCGCTGTGGATCGCCCCGCTGGATTCGGTGCGCCTGGACCTGCGCTCCGGCGAGATGGTCGAGCTGCCGCTGGATGTACAGGAACCGGGCGGTTCGGTGGGGGTTTGCAGCAACTCGACGCTGCCGCTTTCCCTCGGTGCGCACTGGTGCCTGGAGGTACTGCGCGAGGTGGGAGAAGCCTATCGCAATGGGACTTATCCATAA
- a CDS encoding MFS transporter encodes MTSSAHVPAAGTLDVQSFINAQPLSLYQCRIVLLCFLIVFLDGLDTAAMGFIAPALTQDWGIDRASLGPVMSAALIGMVFGALGSGPLADRFGRKGVLVVAVFLFGLFSLLSAYSATLDQLLVLRLLTGIGLGAAMPNATTLLSEYTPERLKSLLVTSMFCGFNLGMAAGGFVSAKLIPAYGWHSLLLLGGVLPLVLAVVLLVWLPESARFLVVRNRGAEKIKRVLAPIAPAEVVMAREFSVPEQKTVQSRNVFKVIFSGTYSAGTLLLWLTYFMGLVIVYLLTSWLPTLMRDAGASMEQAAFIGALFQLGGVLSSVGVGWAMDRFNPHKVIGIFYCLAGVFAYFVGQSLGTVMLLATLVLAAGMCVNGAQSAMPSLAARFYPTQGRATGVSWMLGIGRFGAILGAWIGATLLGLGWNFEQVLTALIVPAAIATAAVVIKGLVSHADAT; translated from the coding sequence ATGACCAGTTCCGCCCACGTGCCCGCTGCCGGCACCCTCGACGTCCAGTCATTCATCAACGCCCAGCCGCTGTCGCTGTACCAGTGCCGCATCGTGCTGCTGTGCTTCCTCATCGTCTTCCTCGACGGCCTGGATACCGCCGCCATGGGCTTCATCGCCCCAGCGCTGACCCAGGACTGGGGCATCGACCGCGCCAGCCTCGGCCCGGTGATGAGCGCTGCGCTGATCGGCATGGTCTTCGGCGCCCTGGGCTCCGGCCCGCTGGCCGACCGTTTCGGGCGCAAGGGCGTGCTGGTGGTGGCGGTGTTCCTGTTCGGCCTGTTCAGTCTGCTCTCCGCCTACAGCGCCACGCTCGACCAACTGCTGGTGCTGCGTCTGCTGACCGGCATCGGCCTGGGCGCGGCGATGCCCAACGCCACGACGCTGCTTTCCGAGTACACGCCGGAACGCCTCAAGTCGCTGCTGGTAACCAGCATGTTCTGCGGTTTCAACCTGGGCATGGCGGCAGGTGGTTTCGTTTCCGCCAAGTTGATCCCGGCCTATGGCTGGCACAGCCTGCTGTTGCTCGGCGGCGTGCTGCCGCTGGTGCTGGCGGTGGTGCTGCTGGTGTGGCTGCCGGAGTCGGCGCGCTTCCTGGTGGTGCGCAATCGCGGGGCGGAGAAGATCAAGCGTGTGCTGGCGCCGATTGCTCCGGCCGAGGTGGTCATGGCACGTGAGTTCAGCGTGCCTGAACAGAAGACGGTGCAGAGCCGCAACGTGTTCAAGGTGATCTTCTCCGGCACTTACAGCGCGGGGACCCTGCTGCTGTGGCTGACCTATTTCATGGGCCTGGTGATCGTCTACCTGCTCACCAGCTGGCTGCCGACGCTGATGCGCGACGCCGGCGCGAGCATGGAGCAGGCGGCCTTCATCGGCGCGCTGTTCCAGCTCGGCGGGGTACTCAGCTCGGTCGGGGTGGGCTGGGCGATGGACCGCTTCAACCCGCACAAGGTCATCGGCATCTTCTACTGCCTGGCGGGTGTGTTCGCCTACTTCGTCGGGCAGAGCCTGGGCACCGTCATGCTGCTGGCGACCCTGGTGCTGGCCGCCGGCATGTGCGTGAACGGCGCGCAATCGGCCATGCCGTCTCTCGCCGCGCGCTTCTACCCGACCCAGGGACGCGCCACCGGGGTGTCCTGGATGCTCGGCATCGGCCGCTTCGGCGCCATCCTCGGTGCCTGGATCGGCGCGACCCTGCTGGGCCTGGGCTGGAACTTCGAGCAGGTACTCACTGCGCTGATCGTGCCGGCCGCCATCGCCACGGCGGCGGTGGTGATCAAGGGGTTGGTGAGCCACGCGGACGCTACCTGA
- the zapE gene encoding cell division protein ZapE, translating to MTSDTRLHETSAEPVADRVRRHFAAALDERGYRADEAQVTAVDHLATWLDDFFAGRHGFLRKPVAGVYLWGGVGRGKSFVMDQFFAAAPTQAKRRVHFHAFLQELQSRMLAITGQSDPLVRVARAIAEETKLLCFDEFHVHDIGDAMLLGRMLKVLVDEGVGLVCTSNYEPENLCPNPLYRERFRPAIELIEKRFDVISVDAGQDYREHSTSLEEWGSFLWPARADDRELIGSRLGLAADAKFDEVLSVNHHPLKVHAHDDHCAWMDFSEMFERPRSASDYLWLIEHFPRMAVSGLGPLADYPPDVSMRFLNFIDIAYDRQLRLQLFATVSLDELAAGGAALDFSRTLSRLRQLKLEPL from the coding sequence TTGACTTCTGATACACGACTACATGAGACATCCGCCGAGCCGGTCGCCGACCGCGTTCGGCGGCACTTCGCGGCCGCGCTCGATGAGCGCGGCTACCGGGCGGACGAGGCGCAGGTGACGGCGGTGGACCACCTCGCCACCTGGCTCGACGACTTCTTCGCCGGCCGCCATGGCTTCCTGCGCAAGCCGGTGGCGGGCGTCTACCTGTGGGGTGGCGTGGGGCGGGGCAAGAGCTTCGTCATGGACCAGTTCTTCGCCGCCGCACCGACCCAGGCCAAGCGCCGCGTGCACTTCCATGCCTTCCTGCAAGAACTGCAATCACGCATGTTGGCGATCACCGGGCAGTCCGACCCGCTGGTGCGCGTGGCCCGCGCCATCGCCGAGGAAACCAAGCTGCTGTGCTTCGACGAATTCCACGTGCACGACATCGGCGACGCCATGCTCCTGGGACGGATGCTGAAGGTGCTGGTGGACGAAGGTGTAGGCCTGGTCTGTACGTCCAACTACGAGCCGGAAAACCTCTGCCCGAATCCGCTGTACCGCGAGCGCTTCCGTCCGGCCATCGAGCTGATCGAAAAGCGCTTCGACGTGATCTCGGTGGATGCCGGCCAGGATTACCGCGAGCACAGCACGTCGCTGGAAGAGTGGGGCAGCTTCCTCTGGCCGGCCCGCGCGGATGATCGGGAGCTGATCGGCTCGCGCCTGGGGCTGGCCGCAGACGCAAAGTTCGACGAGGTGCTCAGCGTCAATCACCACCCGCTGAAGGTGCATGCCCACGACGACCACTGTGCGTGGATGGACTTCAGCGAAATGTTCGAACGCCCGCGCTCGGCCAGCGACTACCTGTGGCTGATCGAGCATTTCCCGCGCATGGCAGTCAGCGGCCTCGGGCCGCTGGCGGATTACCCGCCGGACGTGAGCATGCGCTTCCTCAACTTCATCGACATTGCCTACGACCGGCAGTTGAGGCTGCAATTGTTCGCCACGGTGTCGCTGGACGAGTTGGCGGCGGGCGGGGCAGCGCTGGACTTCTCGCGAACGCTGAGCCGGTTGCGGCAGTTGAAACTGGAGCCGCTGTAG
- the pcaG gene encoding protocatechuate 3,4-dioxygenase subunit alpha: MPIELLPETPSQTAGPYVHIGLALAAAGNPARDQEIWSEMAKPGAPGEHILLIGHVYDGNGHLIRDSFLELWQANHEGVYDTDYDLEKPFNGFGRTATTFDAGEWQVQTIKPGVVKNAAGVPMAPHINVLLFARGINLHLQTRLYFEDEAQANAVDPVLNLIEQPERRQTLIAKRCEVDGRLAYRFDIRVQGNAETVFFDF; encoded by the coding sequence ATGCCTATCGAACTGCTGCCGGAAACCCCCTCGCAGACCGCCGGCCCCTACGTGCACATCGGCCTGGCGCTGGCCGCTGCTGGTAATCCGGCCCGTGACCAGGAAATCTGGAGCGAGATGGCCAAGCCCGGCGCGCCGGGCGAACACATCCTGCTGATCGGCCATGTGTATGACGGCAACGGCCACCTGATCCGCGATTCCTTCCTGGAACTGTGGCAGGCGAATCACGAAGGTGTGTATGACACTGATTACGATCTGGAAAAGCCTTTCAATGGCTTCGGACGCACGGCAACGACCTTCGATGCTGGCGAGTGGCAGGTGCAGACCATCAAGCCCGGTGTGGTGAAAAACGCCGCCGGTGTGCCCATGGCGCCGCACATCAACGTCTTGCTGTTTGCCCGTGGTATCAATCTGCATTTGCAGACGCGCCTGTACTTCGAAGACGAGGCACAGGCGAATGCCGTTGATCCGGTCCTGAACCTGATCGAGCAGCCCGAACGTCGGCAAACCCTCATTGCAAAGCGTTGCGAGGTGGACGGGAGGCTCGCTTACCGGTTTGATATCCGCGTCCAGGGAAATGCGGAAACGGTGTTCTTTGACTTCTGA
- the pobA gene encoding 4-hydroxybenzoate 3-monooxygenase: MKTQVAIIGAGPAGLLLGQLLHKAGIDSVILERQTPDYVLGRIRAGVLEQGTADLLRKAGANARMDAEGLLHDGFELVLNGRRERIDLKALTGGKQVMVYGQTEVTRDLMQARAASGAMSVYEVADVELHDVTSEKPYVTFSHQGERVRLDCDYIAGCDGFHGVARRSIPAERLSVFERVYPFGWLGLLSDTPPVSHELIYASSERGFSLCSQRSATRSRYYLQVGLEEKVEDWSDGRFWDELKRRIPEDVARQLVTGPSLEKSIAPLRSFVVEPLQYGRLFLVGDAGHIVPPTGAKGLNLAASDVDALHRILLKVYADGRTDLLEQYSPIALRRIWKAERFSWWMTSMLHQFPDSDAFTQRMLETELDYFLGSEAGRTTIAENYVGLPFEDVA; the protein is encoded by the coding sequence ATGAAGACTCAAGTCGCCATCATCGGCGCCGGCCCCGCCGGCCTCCTGCTTGGCCAGCTGCTGCACAAGGCTGGCATCGACAGCGTGATCCTCGAACGCCAGACCCCCGACTACGTACTCGGCCGCATCCGCGCCGGCGTGCTGGAACAGGGCACCGCCGACCTGCTGCGCAAAGCCGGCGCCAACGCGCGGATGGACGCCGAAGGGTTGCTCCACGACGGTTTCGAACTTGTGCTCAACGGCCGCCGCGAGCGCATCGACCTCAAGGCCCTCACCGGCGGCAAGCAGGTGATGGTGTACGGCCAGACCGAAGTCACTCGCGACCTTATGCAGGCCCGTGCGGCCAGCGGCGCGATGAGCGTGTACGAAGTGGCTGACGTGGAGCTGCACGACGTCACCAGCGAAAAGCCCTACGTCACTTTCAGCCATCAGGGCGAGCGCGTGCGCCTGGACTGCGACTACATCGCCGGCTGCGACGGCTTCCACGGCGTGGCCCGGCGCAGCATTCCCGCCGAGCGCCTGAGCGTCTTCGAGCGCGTCTACCCCTTCGGCTGGCTCGGCCTGCTCAGCGACACTCCACCGGTCAGCCACGAACTGATCTACGCCAGCAGCGAGCGCGGTTTCAGCCTGTGCAGCCAGCGCAGCGCCACCCGTAGCCGCTACTACCTGCAGGTAGGGCTGGAGGAAAAGGTGGAGGACTGGTCTGACGGGCGTTTCTGGGACGAGCTCAAACGCCGTATTCCCGAGGACGTTGCGCGCCAGCTGGTCACCGGGCCGTCGCTGGAAAAGAGCATCGCCCCGCTGCGCAGCTTCGTGGTGGAGCCGCTGCAGTACGGCCGGCTATTCCTGGTCGGCGACGCCGGGCACATCGTCCCGCCCACCGGCGCTAAGGGACTGAACCTGGCGGCCAGCGATGTCGATGCCCTGCACCGAATCCTCCTGAAGGTCTACGCCGACGGCCGCACCGACTTGCTGGAGCAGTATTCGCCGATTGCCCTGCGGCGCATCTGGAAGGCCGAGCGCTTCTCCTGGTGGATGACCTCGATGCTGCACCAGTTCCCCGACAGCGACGCCTTCACCCAGCGCATGCTGGAGACCGAGCTGGACTACTTCCTCGGCTCCGAGGCCGGGCGCACGACCATTGCCGAGAACTATGTCGGGTTGCCGTTCGAGGACGTGGCTTAG
- a CDS encoding muconate cycloisomerase family protein, whose protein sequence is MSSPVIERIESIIVDLPTIRPHKLAMHTMQRQTLVIIRLRCSDGVEGIGEATTIGGLAYGNESPESIKANIDTHFAPLLQGQDASNINACMQRLDKSIKGNTFARSGIESALLDAQGKRLGLPVSELLGGRVRDSLEVAWTLASGDTARDIAEAEQMLEIRRHRIFKLKIGANPLEQDLKHVVAIKKALGERASVRVDVNQGWDESQAIRGCQVLGENGIDLIEQPISRINRSGQVRLNQRSPAPIMADESIESVADAFSLAADGAASIFALKIAKNGGPRAVLRTAQIAEAAGIALYGGTMLEGAVGTLASAHAFITLEKLTWATELFGPLLLTEEIVTEAPVYRDFQLQVPRTPGLGLTLDEERLARFRRT, encoded by the coding sequence ATGAGTAGCCCTGTCATCGAACGCATCGAGTCGATCATCGTCGACCTGCCGACCATCCGCCCGCACAAGCTGGCCATGCACACCATGCAGCGGCAGACGCTGGTGATCATCCGCCTGCGCTGCTCCGACGGCGTCGAAGGCATCGGCGAGGCCACCACCATCGGCGGCCTGGCCTATGGCAACGAGAGCCCGGAAAGCATCAAGGCCAATATCGACACGCACTTTGCGCCGCTGCTCCAGGGCCAGGACGCGAGCAACATCAACGCTTGCATGCAGCGCCTGGACAAGTCGATCAAGGGCAACACCTTCGCCCGCTCCGGCATTGAGAGCGCGCTGCTGGACGCCCAGGGCAAGCGCCTCGGCCTGCCGGTCAGCGAGCTGCTCGGCGGCCGCGTACGCGACAGCCTGGAAGTGGCCTGGACCCTGGCCTCCGGCGACACCGCCCGCGATATCGCCGAAGCCGAACAGATGCTGGAAATCCGCCGCCACCGCATCTTCAAGCTGAAGATCGGCGCCAACCCGCTGGAGCAGGACCTCAAGCATGTGGTGGCAATCAAGAAGGCCCTGGGCGAGCGCGCCAGCGTGCGCGTGGACGTCAACCAGGGCTGGGATGAATCCCAGGCCATCCGCGGCTGCCAGGTGCTCGGCGAGAACGGTATCGACCTGATCGAGCAGCCTATCTCGCGCATCAACCGCAGCGGCCAGGTGCGCCTGAACCAGCGCAGCCCGGCGCCGATCATGGCCGACGAGTCCATCGAGAGCGTGGCCGACGCCTTCAGCCTCGCCGCTGACGGCGCGGCCAGCATCTTCGCCCTGAAGATCGCCAAGAACGGCGGCCCGCGCGCCGTGTTGCGCACCGCGCAGATCGCCGAAGCGGCCGGCATCGCGCTGTACGGCGGGACCATGCTCGAAGGTGCGGTCGGCACCCTGGCCTCGGCCCACGCCTTCATCACCCTGGAAAAACTCACCTGGGCCACCGAGCTGTTTGGTCCGCTGCTGCTCACCGAGGAAATCGTCACCGAAGCGCCGGTGTATCGCGACTTCCAGCTGCAGGTGCCGCGCACGCCCGGCCTGGGCCTGACCTTGGACGAAGAGCGCCTGGCGCGCTTCCGCCGCACCTGA
- a CDS encoding IclR family transcriptional regulator, with product MTDAPRASLPPLAPPIIASPAKRIEAFTGDPNFMTSLARGLAVIHAFQERKRHLTIAQISHRTEIPRAAVRRCLHTLMKLGYVTSDGRTYSLLPKVLTLGHAYLSSTPLAVTAQPILDRLSEQLHEACSMATLEGDEILYIARSATPQRLISVDLSVGSRLPAYCTSMGRILLAGLNDEALEDYLAHADLQVKTSRTVHTPEMLRASIAEIRQQGWVIIDQELEVGLRSIAVPLKDSAGQVLAALNVGTHAGRVSRQELETRFLPVLLEASRELGTRLFH from the coding sequence ATGACCGACGCCCCCCGTGCCAGCCTGCCGCCTCTTGCGCCGCCGATCATCGCTTCGCCCGCCAAGCGCATCGAGGCCTTCACCGGCGACCCGAACTTCATGACCTCGCTAGCCCGCGGCCTGGCGGTTATCCATGCGTTCCAGGAGCGCAAACGGCACCTGACCATCGCGCAGATCAGCCACCGCACCGAGATCCCGCGCGCCGCCGTGCGCCGCTGCCTGCACACGCTGATGAAGCTGGGCTACGTCACCTCCGACGGTCGCACCTATTCGCTGCTGCCGAAGGTGCTGACCCTCGGCCACGCCTACCTGTCGTCGACGCCGCTGGCGGTCACCGCGCAGCCGATCCTCGATCGCCTGAGCGAGCAGCTGCACGAGGCCTGTTCGATGGCCACGCTCGAAGGCGACGAGATTCTTTACATCGCCCGCTCGGCCACGCCGCAGCGCCTGATCTCGGTGGACCTGAGCGTCGGCAGCCGCCTGCCGGCGTACTGCACCTCCATGGGGCGCATCCTGCTCGCCGGGCTGAATGACGAAGCCCTGGAGGACTACCTGGCCCACGCCGACCTGCAGGTGAAGACCAGCCGCACCGTGCACACCCCGGAAATGCTCCGCGCGAGCATCGCCGAGATCCGCCAGCAGGGCTGGGTGATCATCGACCAGGAACTGGAAGTCGGCCTGCGCTCCATCGCCGTGCCGCTGAAGGATTCCGCCGGCCAGGTGCTCGCCGCGCTGAACGTCGGCACCCACGCCGGGCGCGTGTCACGGCAGGAGCTGGAAACGCGCTTCCTGCCGGTGCTGCTGGAGGCCAGCCGCGAGCTGGGTACGCGGCTGTTCCATTGA
- a CDS encoding helix-turn-helix domain-containing protein — MEQRADNPVPVFRLYGETAAWPTPDLIHCESIASRSRLHDWEIRPHRHGDLVQLLYVQSGAAELEVEGRLTPIREASLQVTPALAVHGFRFAEDVQGWVLSMGLPLAEQLGGLLESTVLEQPACFAVGEGKRHLDALFESIDREYAGQAPGRDLMLQSLLNMLLVWLSRRALEQSRTEASQQDRGVEHMQAFSRRLEQDFRLHRPIEHYAAALGISAAHLNALCRRLAGQSALQMIHQRLLLEAKRNLVYTAMTIQQVSDSLGFSEPAYFSRFFKRYAGVSPRAFRELR, encoded by the coding sequence ATCGAACAACGTGCTGACAATCCGGTCCCGGTGTTTCGCCTGTATGGCGAGACTGCTGCGTGGCCGACGCCCGACCTGATCCACTGCGAATCCATCGCCTCGCGCAGCCGCCTCCACGACTGGGAAATCCGCCCGCATCGCCATGGCGACCTGGTGCAGCTGCTCTACGTGCAATCCGGTGCGGCGGAGTTGGAAGTTGAGGGGCGGCTGACGCCGATCCGCGAGGCGTCGCTGCAGGTCACGCCGGCGCTGGCTGTGCATGGTTTTCGCTTCGCCGAGGACGTGCAGGGCTGGGTGCTGAGCATGGGCCTGCCGCTGGCCGAGCAGCTCGGCGGCCTGCTGGAAAGCACGGTGCTGGAGCAGCCGGCGTGCTTTGCCGTGGGCGAGGGCAAGCGTCACCTGGATGCGCTGTTCGAATCCATCGACCGCGAGTACGCCGGGCAGGCGCCGGGCCGCGACCTGATGCTGCAATCGCTGCTCAACATGCTGCTGGTCTGGCTCAGCCGCCGGGCGCTGGAGCAGTCCCGCACGGAGGCAAGCCAGCAGGATCGCGGCGTCGAGCATATGCAGGCGTTCTCCCGCCGGCTGGAGCAGGATTTCCGCTTACATCGGCCCATCGAACACTACGCGGCGGCGCTGGGCATCAGCGCCGCGCACCTCAATGCGCTGTGCCGGCGCCTGGCCGGGCAGTCGGCGCTGCAGATGATCCACCAGCGCCTGCTGCTGGAGGCCAAGCGCAACCTGGTGTACACAGCCATGACCATCCAGCAGGTGTCGGACAGCCTGGGCTTCTCCGAACCCGCGTATTTCTCCCGATTCTTCAAGCGCTACGCCGGGGTTTCGCCCCGCGCGTTCCGCGAGCTGCGTTGA